One genomic region from Vitis riparia cultivar Riparia Gloire de Montpellier isolate 1030 chromosome 17, EGFV_Vit.rip_1.0, whole genome shotgun sequence encodes:
- the LOC117934525 gene encoding peptidyl-tRNA hydrolase, chloroplastic, which produces MNAGCCGVNFGSLSSSIAALRFPNWPRSLSFSSRTLIPFSSLSTPTPMDSSPRPAKPWLLVGLGNPGKKYNGTRHNVGFEMLDAIAEAEGISISSVSFKSLFGKGFIGNVPVMLAKPQTFMNVSGESVGAIVSYYKIPLKQVLVIFDDLDLPFAKLRLLPKGGHGGHNGMRSVIDHFKGSRDFPRLRIGIGRPPGKMDTANFVLSPFSKREREELDFTFQNGVEAVRILLLEGFNKSASFVNTAKSLEQHSQ; this is translated from the exons ATGAATGCTGGGTGCTGTGGCGTCAACTTTGGCTCCTTATCCTCCTCAATCGCCGCCCTCCGTTTCCCGAATTGGCCCCGTTCCCTCTCCTTCTCCTCCAGAACCCTAATccccttttcttctctttcgACACCCACACCTATGGACTCCTCGCCCCGCCCCGCCAAGCCCTGGCTTCTCGTGGGCCTCGGTAACCCCGGCAAGAAGTACAACGGCACCCGACATAAC GTAGGTTTTGAGATGCTCGATGCTATAGCTGAAGCTGAAGGAATATCCATTAGCAGTGTTTCCTTCAAATCGCTGTTTGGAAAAG GTTTTATTGGAAATGTTCCGGTTATGCTAGCCAAACCGCAGACTTTCATGAATGTGAGCGGTGAATCT GTTGGAGCTATTGTTTCATATTACAAGATTCCGTTGAAGCAAGTCCTTGTG ATTTTTGATGACTTAGATCTGCCTTTTGCAAAACTACGGCTATTGCCAAAAGGTGGACATGGAGGACACAATGG GATGAGAAGTGTGATTGATCACTTTAAGGGGAGTCGTGATTTTCCTCGTTTAAGAATTG GCATTGGGAGGCCTCCTGGGAAAATGGATACTGCAAACTTTGTTCTTAGTCCATTCAGTAAACGAGAACGTGAAGAG TTGGATTTCACATTTCAAAATGGTGTGGAAGCTGTGCGGATTCTTTTGCTTGAGGGATTTAATAAAAGCGCAAGTTTTGTGAACACTGCCAAATCCTTGGAACAACATAGTCAATAA